Proteins encoded by one window of Cupriavidus sp. EM10:
- a CDS encoding aminodeoxychorismate/anthranilate synthase component II encodes MLLMIDNYDSFTYNLVQYFGELGADVRTYRNDEITLDQIEALKPDHICVSPGPCSPHEAGISVDVLKHFAGKVPLLGVCLGHQAIGEAFGGKVIRAKQVMHGKVSTIETTQEGVFAGLPKHFDVTRYHSLAIERETLPDCLEVTAWTPDGEIMGVRHKTLNVEGVQFHPESILSEHGHALLANFIKAPR; translated from the coding sequence ATGCTGCTGATGATCGACAACTACGATTCGTTCACCTACAACCTGGTGCAGTACTTTGGCGAGCTGGGCGCCGACGTGCGGACCTATCGCAACGACGAAATCACGCTCGACCAGATCGAGGCCCTGAAGCCGGACCATATCTGCGTGTCGCCAGGCCCGTGCAGCCCGCACGAGGCCGGCATCTCGGTGGACGTGCTCAAGCACTTCGCCGGCAAGGTGCCGCTGCTGGGCGTCTGCCTGGGCCACCAGGCCATCGGCGAGGCGTTTGGCGGCAAGGTGATCCGCGCCAAGCAGGTGATGCACGGCAAGGTGAGCACCATCGAAACCACGCAGGAAGGCGTGTTCGCCGGCCTGCCGAAGCACTTCGACGTGACGCGCTATCATTCGCTGGCCATCGAGCGCGAGACGCTGCCCGATTGCCTGGAAGTCACGGCCTGGACGCCGGACGGCGAGATCATGGGCGTGCGTCACAAGACGCTGAACGTGGAAGGCGTGCAGTTTCACCCGGAGTCGATCCTGTCCGAGCACGGCCATGCGCTGCTGGCCAACTTC